Part of the Salisaeta longa DSM 21114 genome is shown below.
TTCCTTTTCCACATCGTGCAGCCGGAAGAAGCGGCCTGAAGCCTCTTGATCCTGCGCTTGGCTGAGATTCACAATGGTCCCGGCCGTAGACACAGCGGCCTTATCCAAAATGCCCTTTCCGAAGTCTGCCAGAAACTCAAATGCGCCCTCGCCACTCACGAAATTCTCTCGGAAAGCGCTGTACGACGTTTTGTACATGAACGACTTCGGCACCAGCATCCCGATACGACCATGCGATTTCGACAGTCGCTCGTTCAGCTCGAAAAAGTTGATATAGTACTGCGTGCCGTACGCGTAGTGGTCTTCCACGTAGTCTTGCACAGCATCCGGCATTCGTCCGCCACGGCCGTACGGCGGATTCATGAGGGCCACGTCGTAATCTTGCGAGAGGATGACAAGTAGCCGCAAGAAGCTCCGCAGGTCCTTTGCCCGAAACGATGCGCCATTGGTGTGCTCGGCTACGGTCTCATGCAGTCGGCCAAGCAACTCAGGCAGCGTAATCGCATCGGCATCCCCAAAGATGTCCAGTTGCCCATCAACCTCATCCACCAGTTCGGCCAGCGTGCCTTTCACATCGAGCAGGCTCCCTAAGCCCTCCACCTGTTCGAACGCCGTGAGAATGCTGCCCAGTGCATCGCGCAACGCGTCATCCCCAGCCGCCACCTCATCGAACACCTGATGCGACCGGTCAAGGTCGGCTACGTGCGCGTCGGCACAAACAATGCCCACGGGCGGCATTTCGAAGTTGTCCGCCTCGTGCTCCTCAGCGCGACCTCGGGCTTTCAGGTACAGATTAAACGCCGCCAACTGGCACGCCCGCAGGTCGAGGTCCACGCCAAACAGGTTGTGCCGCAGGATCTTGGTGGGAACGTCCGCGCGGTCTACCTCCGGCGCCATTGCCCACCAGATGCGCTCCAGCACATCGAAGGCGTAGAGCAGAAAGTGCCCGCTGCCGCACGCCGGATCGAACACGCGGATCTCGCGGGGATGCTCGAAGTCGGTCGCCTCACCCTCCTCCTCGGTGGCCACGAGGTACGTACACAGCTCTTCGACGGACGCAGCCGCACTCGCGTCGCGGGTCTTCCGCTCCTCAGGTGTGAAGCGTGCGGCCTGGTTCTGGATCGTCTCTTGCAGCGTGCCTTCGTGCTCTAAAAACAGCTTTCCGAGGCTGTTGTCGGTCAGCATCCGCACGACCCAGTGTGGCGTATAGAACTGGTTGGCAACCGGCACGTCCTCCGGATCCAGACCCTTCCCCCGCGCCTTCTTGCGCACAGCGTCGAGGTCCGGCATGTTGTAATACTCGTACACCCAGCCCAGCACATCATCGGCCCGCCACACGGCATCGTCCACCTCATCGAGCAGCGCGCCGAGGTCCTGCAAGAGTTCCACGAGGCTTGCCTGCAGCGCGCCCGTCCACGCCAGCTCGTCGGGCGTGCCATCCCACGCGGCGAGGTCGCCGTAGAGCAGGCTGTACGGGCCTGTCAGGTCAAAGAGCAGCTCGATCTCCTCGCTCCGCTCCCGGCACGCCACCAGAAACGCCGTCCAGATCCCGGCCTCCCGCGGCAGAAAGTACTCGTCAATCATCACGTCCGCCGCCGGCGTCACGCCGTCCTCCCGGAAGCGCGTTGGGCTGCGGTCCACGAAGCCGCGCACCTCCATGCAGCGGAGCGCGGCGAGGCGGTTCACGAGCGTGTAGCCCACGCCCTTGATGTACAGGTCGCGCGCCTTCGCCCAGGACCGCCCGCCGGCCCGCTCGCGCTCGATGGCCGCCCGCACCCGCTCGCGCAAGTCCCACAGGTCCGGGTCCACCGCGTCCACGTCCCCGTCTTCCTTCGCCAGGTTGAGCTCGGCCTTGATCCAGTGGGCGACGGTCTCCTCTGCCCGTTTCCGAAGCCGGCCCAC
Proteins encoded:
- a CDS encoding Eco57I restriction-modification methylase domain-containing protein, with protein sequence MDRSTDAPTGMRKAQLDEAERRHLEGVVGRLRKRAEETVAHWIKAELNLAKEDGDVDAVDPDLWDLRERVRAAIERERAGGRSWAKARDLYIKGVGYTLVNRLAALRCMEVRGFVDRSPTRFREDGVTPAADVMIDEYFLPREAGIWTAFLVACRERSEEIELLFDLTGPYSLLYGDLAAWDGTPDELAWTGALQASLVELLQDLGALLDEVDDAVWRADDVLGWVYEYYNMPDLDAVRKKARGKGLDPEDVPVANQFYTPHWVVRMLTDNSLGKLFLEHEGTLQETIQNQAARFTPEERKTRDASAAASVEELCTYLVATEEEGEATDFEHPREIRVFDPACGSGHFLLYAFDVLERIWWAMAPEVDRADVPTKILRHNLFGVDLDLRACQLAAFNLYLKARGRAEEHEADNFEMPPVGIVCADAHVADLDRSHQVFDEVAAGDDALRDALGSILTAFEQVEGLGSLLDVKGTLAELVDEVDGQLDIFGDADAITLPELLGRLHETVAEHTNGASFRAKDLRSFLRLLVILSQDYDVALMNPPYGRGGRMPDAVQDYVEDHYAYGTQYYINFFELNERLSKSHGRIGMLVPKSFMYKTSYSAFRENFVSGEGAFEFLADFGKGILDKAAVSTAGTIVNLSQAQDQEASGRFFRLHDVEKE